The proteins below come from a single Papaver somniferum cultivar HN1 chromosome 11, ASM357369v1, whole genome shotgun sequence genomic window:
- the LOC113324844 gene encoding 1,4-dihydroxy-2-naphthoyl-CoA synthase, peroxisomal-like translates to MVEEGKKGLLHIFAGYAVGGGHVLHMVCDLTIAADNAVFGQTGPKVGSLDAGYGSSIMSRLVGPKKAREMWFLARFYNASEAEKMGLVNVVVPDTTMDVGWQQSTSSAIQAEGMSRFTAV, encoded by the exons ATGGTTGAAGAAGGCAAAAAAGGTTTACTACATATCTTTGCAGGTTATGCGGTTGGAGGAGGACATGTATTGCATATGGTTTGTGATTTAACAATAGCTGCTGACAATGCCGTTTTTGGCCAGACAGGTCCAAAG GTTGGAAGTCTTGACGCAGGTTATGGAAGTTCCATCATGTCTCGTTTG GTCGGGCCGAAAAAAGCACGTGAAATGTGGTTTCTAGCTCGATTTTACAATGCTTCTGAAGCAGAGAAGATGGGGCTAGTGAACGTCGTAGTACCG gatactactATGGATGTAGGGTGGCAGCAGTCAACCTCGTCGGCAATACAAGCCGAAGGAATGTCTCGCTTCACTGCTGTCTAG